Proteins from a genomic interval of Desulfovibrio desulfuricans:
- a CDS encoding cache domain-containing protein: MPDIRRCHTVFSQLERQWTWIALTGKINCNAIAATLFDFIFKTRDTFGLLRQDMTSMLGEKLLEKAVREMSPVAQVVMDIIKRNLYERTADVSFLATDGEIVGFLQSGACDVPTLRARLAAYRSKYSVYRDILVLDPQGRVCVQLDTKRPVSVSNDPLVRQTLGAPEFVETFRPTDLAPDGRSALVYSHAIRAEGVTEPLGVLCLVFDMDGETADLFAGMARFAQDMVILLLDEKGQAFASSDTRMVPIGRSFARTPEDSFAVTSHASKATLAVSRPSEGYQGYEGQAWQTHVLRNAQSAFASKAAEGIDVALVRREAGFSAQLTSIEEQAGDVMGDLTLAALNGQIMAARQSGNAREDERHAAQALPPILDAVRKMGIEMEHEFHYFTDGLLKTVTASRLNDASFLASITVEIMDRNLYERANDCRWWALTPDFRRILAQPSISRGDLSRLEDILEYINSYYTVYSNLFLYDARGTVVACSQAGERGLYGQQIGEEYVRRTLSLKDSDDFSVSPFRATELYHPKGAAQPTYVYSAPVFAPQGGQAVGGIGIVFDSLPQFADMLGDTLPKNGDGAVITGAASFFAEAGGILVAASEAHMHPGENCQLQPQWMALGQGECTSQLESVDGVLYAVGCARSRGYREYKRDGRYVNDVLCVVRLPI; this comes from the coding sequence ATGCCTGATATCAGGCGGTGCCACACGGTTTTTTCTCAACTGGAACGGCAATGGACGTGGATTGCCCTCACGGGCAAGATCAACTGCAACGCCATTGCCGCCACCCTCTTTGATTTCATCTTCAAAACCCGTGATACTTTTGGACTGCTGCGGCAGGACATGACCAGCATGCTGGGCGAAAAACTGCTTGAAAAAGCCGTGCGCGAAATGTCGCCCGTAGCCCAGGTGGTGATGGACATCATCAAGCGCAATCTTTATGAGCGCACTGCGGACGTGAGCTTTCTGGCAACAGATGGCGAAATTGTGGGTTTTTTGCAGAGCGGCGCATGCGATGTGCCCACGCTACGCGCCCGGCTTGCTGCCTACCGCTCAAAATACAGCGTGTACCGTGACATTCTGGTACTTGATCCGCAGGGTCGGGTGTGCGTGCAGCTTGATACCAAAAGGCCGGTGAGCGTCTCAAACGATCCGCTGGTCAGGCAGACTCTGGGCGCGCCGGAATTTGTGGAAACATTTCGGCCCACAGACCTCGCCCCCGATGGCAGGTCGGCCCTTGTATATTCCCATGCTATCCGGGCCGAAGGCGTCACCGAACCCCTGGGCGTGCTCTGTCTTGTATTTGATATGGACGGTGAAACCGCAGACCTCTTTGCGGGCATGGCGCGGTTTGCACAGGATATGGTCATCCTGCTGCTGGACGAAAAAGGTCAGGCCTTTGCCAGCAGCGATACGCGGATGGTTCCCATCGGGCGCTCTTTTGCCCGCACCCCGGAGGACAGCTTTGCCGTGACCTCCCATGCCAGCAAGGCAACCCTGGCGGTCTCGCGTCCTTCAGAAGGCTATCAGGGCTATGAAGGGCAGGCATGGCAAACCCACGTCCTGCGCAACGCGCAAAGCGCTTTTGCCAGCAAGGCGGCAGAAGGGATTGATGTTGCCCTTGTGCGGCGGGAAGCGGGATTCTCCGCCCAGTTGACCAGTATTGAAGAGCAGGCTGGCGATGTTATGGGCGATCTGACGCTGGCGGCGCTCAACGGGCAGATAATGGCCGCCCGTCAAAGCGGCAACGCGCGGGAAGACGAGCGCCATGCCGCCCAGGCTCTGCCGCCCATATTGGATGCCGTGCGCAAAATGGGCATCGAGATGGAGCATGAGTTCCATTATTTCACTGATGGCCTGCTGAAAACGGTAACGGCCTCGCGCCTGAACGATGCCTCGTTTCTGGCCTCCATAACCGTGGAAATAATGGATCGTAACCTGTATGAGCGGGCCAACGACTGCCGCTGGTGGGCGCTGACGCCGGATTTTCGGCGTATCCTTGCGCAGCCGTCCATCAGCAGGGGCGACCTCTCTCGGCTCGAGGATATTCTGGAATACATCAACAGCTATTACACGGTGTATTCAAACCTGTTTCTCTACGATGCGCGCGGAACTGTAGTGGCCTGTTCGCAGGCCGGGGAACGTGGCCTCTACGGACAGCAGATAGGCGAGGAGTATGTGCGCCGCACGTTGTCGCTCAAGGATTCGGACGATTTTTCCGTATCACCCTTTCGTGCTACTGAACTGTATCACCCCAAGGGCGCGGCGCAACCAACCTATGTGTACAGCGCTCCCGTGTTTGCTCCACAGGGGGGGCAGGCCGTTGGCGGCATAGGCATTGTTTTCGATTCCCTGCCGCAGTTTGCGGACATGCTGGGCGATACCCTGCCCAAGAATGGGGATGGCGCAGTGATCACCGGTGCGGCAAGCTTTTTTGCCGAAGCGGGCGGAATCCTTGTGGCCGCCAGCGAAGCCCACATGCATCCCGGCGAAAACTGTCAGCTACAGCCCCAATGGATGGCCCTTGGGCAGGGTGAATGCACCTCGCAGCTCGAATCTGTAGACGGTGTACTGTATGCCGTGGGGTGCGCGCGCTCGCGCGGCTACCGCGAATACAAGCGCGATGGGCGCTACGTCAACGATGTGCTCTGCGTTGTGCGGCTGCCAATTTAG